TAACGCATAGCGAGCTCACCGACACCGAAAAGGATGGAACGGGAGAGGGGTTCGATAGGAGGAGAGTCAAAGTTCCAGCCCCTAAGCTCCTCGCTAATGCCTTTAGCTTCGATCTCTTTACGTAAGAGTCTAAAACGCCTATCTAGATCGAGCCTATCTAAGAAGAACAATTTTTATCGACTTTTACCGTGTTATTTTGATGTAATTAACTCACCTCTACCTTCTGATATGAATCATCTCAGATTAAGTAATCATCGGGGATCGATGATAGTCCTATATAATAATACCTTTGTGTTAAAAGATGGTGAATCTGTTGGGCAGCACTCTCCAATCGGTTCCAATCTACATGTTGAAGTGAGTCTAACCAGTATTGACTTCTTGCAGAGGCTGCTCGATTATCCGCTAAGTAGAGGAGTCTATAAAGGGCCAATGCGGGTGTGAGGTATTTTGGATGTTGAATCTTCCTTCCCTCCAGCTCTTCGTATATGCAATCGATCTCTTGATTAGTAATAAGTGCAGATGTTATAAAAGGTATTATTTGAGTTAAGGTTTGATGCTGCAATCCTGTAATAAAATTCTTTTGATAAAATTGATCGATGAGTTTAGAGAGGTTTTGATTGAATCTGTTTAAACGGTTCTGATCTATGGTATATGTGAATCTTTTCGTAGATGGTAACACCTTTTGAAAGTAAGAGAATGAGAATAAATTTCGTTCTATAGAACTCCAATCGATGGCTTCATGATGGAAT
The DNA window shown above is from Nitrososphaerales archaeon and carries:
- a CDS encoding HD domain-containing protein, with the translated sequence MQRLAFCFKSSLYRLFTINTLSRSVEQDKDRFWAILLTISLLHDIGKLTDQYIDKHTTKSHILHHQISAIVAKRALNRVFDDYISLEVAYAILFHHEAIDWSSIERNLFSFSYFQKVLPSTKRFTYTIDQNRLNRFNQNLSKLIDQFYQKNFITGLQHQTLTQIIPFITSALITNQEIDCIYEELEGRKIQHPKYLTPALALYRLLYLADNRAASARSQYWLDSLQHVDWNRLESAAQQIHHLLTQRYYYIGLSSIPDDYLI